In Nitratiruptor sp. YY09-18, a single window of DNA contains:
- a CDS encoding ABC transporter permease, with the protein MKNLFLISKLDIKESTRSRWFLVYLLVFGGLMALFFITGITDSVVMGFTGLSRLLLVYMQVTIVILPIFILITTVKSISGDRESAILEYMLSFPVSLKEYYWGKMLGRFFIVFVPVFLALILGVIWGVFKGGELPWKMLLVYSAFLFSMCAAFLGIAFFISTIVKSHDVALGASFVVWITLLAFLDIALIGLMLANRWSDEVIISIALLNPLEVFRVGAMSLFDPELTVMGPVAYFLLDNFGHTPFILYAIFYPLFVGFFFAALGYYFFKKRDLL; encoded by the coding sequence TTGAAAAATCTATTCCTCATTTCTAAACTCGATATCAAAGAATCCACAAGAAGTCGGTGGTTTCTTGTCTATTTGCTGGTCTTTGGTGGCTTGATGGCTCTTTTTTTCATTACAGGCATTACCGATAGTGTTGTGATGGGTTTTACTGGGCTTAGCAGACTACTTCTTGTTTATATGCAAGTAACAATTGTAATTTTGCCGATTTTCATCCTCATTACAACAGTGAAGTCGATTTCTGGTGATAGAGAGAGTGCGATACTAGAATATATGCTCTCCTTTCCTGTTTCATTGAAAGAGTACTACTGGGGGAAAATGCTTGGCAGATTTTTTATTGTTTTTGTTCCCGTTTTTTTAGCGCTTATTTTGGGTGTGATTTGGGGAGTCTTTAAGGGTGGCGAGTTACCATGGAAAATGCTTTTGGTTTACAGTGCTTTTTTGTTTAGTATGTGTGCTGCCTTCTTGGGAATAGCCTTTTTTATCTCTACCATTGTAAAATCACATGATGTAGCCCTGGGGGCTAGCTTTGTTGTCTGGATTACACTTCTTGCATTTTTGGATATTGCGCTGATTGGACTTATGCTTGCTAATAGGTGGAGTGATGAGGTGATCATCTCGATTGCGCTGCTCAATCCTTTAGAAGTGTTCCGGGTAGGGGCTATGAGCCTATTTGATCCGGAACTCACTGTGATGGGGCCAGTAGCGTACTTTTTACTTGATAATTTTGGACATACGCCATTTATTTTGTATGCAATTTTTTATCCGCTATTTGTAGGTTTTTTCTTTGCAGCTCTTGGATATTACTTTTTCAAAAAGCGAGATCTTTTATAA
- a CDS encoding KaiC domain-containing protein, which produces MAENITQNSPYPSYYSEPEVIKESIFVGSEALKKAPKITGVPTGIEGLDDLFFTVKEEKGKLKQVSLGGIPKYSVFNITGVSDTGKSLMAEQFAVEQARKGEKVAFITVETPANFVISSIKYRALAMGYNFDDFEDNIILIDAASHGKLRENIPDLLATLAYAIKEYKINYTVIDSITGLFENKEMMARAIVRRVFNFMKKWYQTAIFISQKRSGHEELSAEAAGGYAVGHIVDGTMVVAKELITSQYAARMYKAQLGDLVRLFRIDGCRMSGHDTKTHFMEITETGIVKILGPIGG; this is translated from the coding sequence ATGGCAGAAAATATCACACAAAATAGTCCATATCCTAGCTATTACAGTGAGCCAGAAGTTATCAAAGAGAGTATCTTTGTAGGAAGCGAGGCGCTCAAAAAGGCTCCCAAGATTACAGGTGTACCAACAGGCATAGAGGGGCTTGATGACCTTTTCTTCACTGTCAAGGAAGAAAAGGGTAAACTCAAGCAGGTATCACTTGGCGGGATACCAAAATATAGTGTCTTTAATATTACAGGAGTAAGTGATACAGGAAAAAGCCTCATGGCTGAGCAGTTTGCTGTAGAACAAGCCAGAAAAGGCGAAAAGGTTGCATTTATTACTGTTGAGACGCCAGCAAACTTTGTAATCTCTTCAATTAAGTATCGCGCACTGGCTATGGGATACAACTTCGATGATTTTGAAGATAATATTATTCTCATTGATGCTGCAAGTCATGGGAAATTGAGAGAAAATATTCCAGATCTTTTGGCGACACTCGCCTATGCGATCAAAGAGTATAAGATCAACTATACTGTCATCGACTCGATCACGGGTCTATTTGAGAATAAAGAGATGATGGCGCGAGCGATTGTAAGAAGAGTCTTTAACTTTATGAAAAAATGGTATCAAACAGCAATATTTATCAGCCAGAAGCGCAGTGGGCACGAAGAGCTGAGCGCTGAAGCAGCTGGTGGATATGCGGTTGGGCATATTGTCGATGGAACTATGGTAGTTGCCAAAGAGCTTATTACAAGTCAGTACGCTGCAAGAATGTATAAAGCACAACTAGGCGATTTGGTGCGTCTTTTTCGTATCGATGGATGTCGTATGAGTGGACATGATACAAAGACGCATTTTATGGAGATTACCGAGACAGGAATTGTCAAAATTTTAGGACCAATAGGAGGTTAA
- a CDS encoding nitrous oxide reductase accessory protein NosL yields the protein MRRIAVLILFVVALFAKVVKDPVYHIDVNKYPKFQAKIELANGKTVLFCCPKSMFYFYLRPYEFPEYNVTKETDFKKLMVKDYISGDWIRAEGAIYVFGSRLQGPKGDDLIPVRNSDALNVFRLKYGGTKTLTFPEIVHKGIGLIKYLDMP from the coding sequence ATGAGACGTATAGCAGTGCTTATTTTGTTTGTTGTTGCACTTTTTGCTAAGGTTGTCAAAGATCCTGTCTATCATATTGATGTCAACAAATATCCAAAGTTTCAAGCAAAAATAGAGCTTGCAAATGGTAAAACAGTTCTCTTTTGCTGTCCAAAATCGATGTTTTATTTTTATCTGCGTCCATATGAGTTTCCTGAATATAATGTAACAAAAGAGACCGATTTTAAAAAGTTGATGGTAAAAGACTACATCAGTGGTGATTGGATTAGAGCAGAAGGTGCAATCTATGTGTTTGGCAGTCGCCTCCAAGGGCCAAAGGGTGACGACCTGATCCCTGTGAGAAACAGTGACGCACTCAATGTTTTTCGACTCAAATATGGTGGTACCAAGACATTAACATTTCCGGAAATAGTACATAAGGGTATTGGTCTTATCAAATATCTTGATATGCCATAA
- a CDS encoding Lrp/AsnC family transcriptional regulator, with the protein MEERLITLLQQEFPICQRPFAKLAAQLETSEDKVLDIYKKFKDEGIIRQTSAIFDTKSLGYSSSLVAFKVEDIESSATFINTHPGVSHNYERDHDFNLWFTIAVAPDSKLGLEKTVEVLAKRSDAQEYIILPTKKMFKIKVQLDPRGMGKKKEKVEKKKKVSFDLTPLHYNLIKLLQEDIDAVHEPFAKVVEELGIDYDTLAQEAKRLQEGGYMRRFATILRHRKAGFSANAMVVWDVDEKKAEEIGEKVAAYKAVSHCYLRPTYPNWPYSLFSMVHGKSKEEVEEVVEEIAKEIKPRDYRYLYSTREFKKERIKYFSDAFYEWERRYGG; encoded by the coding sequence ATGGAAGAGAGACTCATAACATTACTGCAGCAAGAGTTTCCCATTTGTCAAAGACCTTTTGCCAAATTGGCAGCACAATTAGAAACAAGTGAAGATAAAGTGCTTGACATTTATAAAAAATTCAAAGATGAGGGAATTATCCGTCAAACTTCTGCTATTTTTGATACAAAATCATTAGGGTATAGCTCCTCTTTAGTTGCATTTAAAGTAGAGGATATTGAAAGTTCCGCAACATTTATAAATACCCATCCGGGAGTTTCACACAATTATGAGAGAGACCACGATTTTAATCTATGGTTTACAATAGCTGTTGCCCCAGATAGTAAGTTGGGATTGGAAAAGACAGTTGAAGTTTTGGCAAAGAGGAGTGATGCGCAAGAATATATTATCTTGCCTACAAAAAAGATGTTCAAAATCAAAGTACAGCTAGATCCTCGTGGCATGGGGAAGAAAAAAGAGAAGGTAGAGAAGAAGAAAAAGGTATCATTTGATCTTACTCCGTTACACTACAACCTTATAAAACTATTGCAAGAAGATATTGATGCAGTGCATGAGCCTTTTGCAAAGGTGGTAGAGGAACTTGGTATCGATTATGATACATTGGCGCAGGAGGCTAAAAGATTGCAAGAGGGTGGATATATGCGCCGTTTTGCTACTATTTTACGTCACCGCAAAGCAGGGTTTAGCGCCAATGCGATGGTAGTATGGGATGTGGATGAAAAAAAAGCCGAAGAGATAGGAGAAAAAGTCGCAGCCTATAAAGCCGTGAGTCACTGCTATTTGCGTCCCACATATCCCAATTGGCCATATAGTCTCTTTAGCATGGTGCATGGAAAGAGCAAAGAGGAGGTAGAAGAGGTGGTAGAGGAGATTGCCAAAGAGATCAAGCCACGTGATTATCGCTATCTCTACTCAACGAGGGAGTTTAAAAAAGAGCGTATCAAATATTTTAGTGACGCATTTTATGAGTGGGAGAGGAGATATGGTGGTTGA
- the rgy gene encoding reverse gyrase, whose amino-acid sequence MIDLYYKDLCPNCGGTISSQRLAQGLMCERCMPQAGDPCEVLQEGEYLKICKISEQEKLFEEFFKHKNGFALRQIQHSWAKRFFLGHSFALLAPTGVGKTTFGLSLAAFLKINLKTKSYLLFPTQLLVNQAVERVQKLGIEPVYYDSRLSKKQRDEAKRRIFEGEFDILITTTNFMYKNFNNIPKEFGFVFIDDVDSILKSARNIDKVMMLLGFSQKDIDRAMEFIDLKSKRALKPEEFTTWQEQIKQIRTHAKAQLIVSSATANPKSRRVGLFRELLGFEVSRPSLTIRNVEDIYEEPQDIKNRAVELLKKFGNGGLVFLPGNKKKENLQEFVEFLEQKGIKAQSYEKFDVEAYRRGDVQVLVGFASYRNPLARGIDMPDIIRYALFVGVPKLEFYLDLTKHSTLYYFLLALIGAIKGEPFFDEVVGFVKYLEKVYRIPAERLTQKAKEHISAIYRRINEILTDTVIKKINQNPDVSIYKKGDSFKLITADVTGYIQASGRTSRLYVGGLSKGLSYLLVDSQKAFHSLQKKVRWFSQDIVFKRADEVDLQAIFAQIDQDRKKIRLALEGKLQEKQEFFTTSLIVVESPNKARTIANFYGRPMVRDLPGVRVYEVAREGKMLSIAASKGHVVDLEKQEGIYGVLKQEHFIPLFEPLDENRLEIIKTLRHLGYEVKELYIATDPDTEGEKISYDLCLNIRPFNGNIKRAEFHEVTRWAFDAALDNPRKFDENLVKAQLVRRIADRWIGFSISQRLQKSLGKKWLSAGRVQSAVLEWIVLREYEAKQKVYEIKVRFGGLEAAFIFEKKQEAQDFFDKLQEVVVRVSNIEQKELFRSPFSTDAMLYAASNELHFSPQKTMQLAQDLFEAGFITYHRTDSIRVSPAGINVAKEYILSHFGEEYFSPHTHAKDGGAHEAIRPTRPMDAEDLQEFLQLQNSTLTPHHLRLYDLIFRNFIASQMRPAVVEEVHAQVQALDKTTEVGFFSKIVKHGIDLIVPIAIHTLQEGRYSVEKELITRPKVPRYSYAEVIRMMKERGIGRPSTYAITIEKLEERHYIVQRRGVLYATKLGTQVYEELRNDPKSYAFVNERYTRELEGLMDKVQEGKADFYTVLNDLYVALQDLINSNVSSNGIGFAK is encoded by the coding sequence GTGATAGATCTCTACTATAAAGATCTATGCCCCAATTGTGGCGGGACAATTAGTAGCCAAAGGCTTGCACAAGGACTGATGTGTGAGCGATGTATGCCGCAAGCTGGGGATCCTTGCGAGGTTTTACAAGAGGGGGAATACCTTAAAATCTGTAAAATCAGTGAACAAGAGAAGCTTTTTGAAGAGTTTTTTAAACATAAAAATGGTTTTGCTCTTCGTCAGATTCAGCATAGTTGGGCAAAACGCTTCTTTCTTGGTCACTCCTTTGCTCTCCTTGCTCCAACAGGTGTAGGCAAGACAACTTTTGGTCTGAGTCTTGCAGCATTTTTAAAAATAAATTTAAAAACAAAGAGTTATCTTCTCTTCCCGACACAACTTCTTGTCAATCAGGCTGTTGAGAGAGTACAAAAGCTAGGAATCGAGCCGGTTTATTATGATTCACGTTTATCAAAAAAGCAGCGCGATGAAGCAAAGAGGCGTATATTTGAAGGTGAGTTTGATATTTTAATTACTACCACTAACTTTATGTATAAAAATTTTAATAATATTCCAAAAGAATTTGGTTTCGTTTTTATCGATGATGTAGATAGTATACTCAAATCTGCCCGCAATATTGATAAGGTGATGATGCTTTTAGGCTTTAGCCAAAAGGATATCGATAGGGCGATGGAGTTTATCGATCTCAAAAGCAAAAGAGCTTTAAAACCAGAAGAATTTACTACATGGCAAGAACAGATAAAACAAATCCGTACACATGCCAAAGCTCAACTTATCGTCTCAAGTGCTACAGCAAATCCGAAAAGTCGCCGTGTAGGACTCTTTCGTGAGTTGTTGGGATTTGAGGTGAGCAGACCATCTCTTACCATAAGAAATGTAGAAGATATCTATGAAGAACCACAAGATATAAAAAACCGTGCTGTAGAGTTGCTCAAAAAGTTTGGTAATGGTGGACTTGTTTTTTTGCCTGGTAACAAAAAGAAAGAGAACCTCCAGGAATTTGTAGAGTTTTTGGAGCAAAAAGGTATTAAAGCACAAAGTTATGAGAAATTTGATGTGGAGGCATATAGACGAGGAGATGTGCAGGTATTAGTTGGATTTGCAAGTTATCGTAACCCACTGGCACGCGGTATTGATATGCCAGATATTATACGTTATGCACTTTTTGTCGGAGTACCAAAGCTTGAATTCTATCTAGATTTGACAAAACATAGTACTCTTTACTACTTCTTGCTTGCACTAATAGGTGCAATAAAAGGTGAGCCTTTTTTTGATGAGGTGGTAGGATTTGTGAAATATCTGGAAAAAGTCTATAGGATTCCTGCTGAGCGTCTAACACAAAAGGCAAAGGAGCATATTAGTGCAATCTATAGACGCATCAACGAGATTCTTACAGATACTGTTATTAAAAAAATTAACCAAAATCCTGATGTCTCTATTTATAAGAAGGGGGATAGCTTCAAACTTATTACTGCTGATGTGACAGGGTATATTCAAGCAAGTGGTCGTACAAGCAGGCTCTATGTAGGAGGACTGAGCAAAGGTTTGAGCTATCTTTTGGTTGATAGTCAAAAAGCTTTTCATAGTCTGCAAAAGAAGGTACGATGGTTTAGCCAAGATATAGTTTTTAAAAGGGCAGATGAGGTTGATTTGCAAGCAATCTTTGCGCAAATCGATCAGGACAGAAAGAAGATAAGATTAGCTTTAGAAGGAAAGCTGCAAGAAAAGCAAGAGTTTTTTACTACTTCTTTGATTGTTGTAGAATCACCCAATAAAGCCCGTACAATTGCCAATTTTTATGGTAGACCAATGGTAAGGGATCTGCCGGGAGTAAGAGTCTATGAAGTGGCGCGCGAGGGTAAAATGCTCTCTATTGCAGCCTCAAAGGGACATGTGGTAGATCTTGAGAAGCAAGAGGGAATATATGGCGTTTTAAAACAAGAGCACTTTATTCCGCTTTTTGAGCCTCTTGACGAAAATAGGTTGGAAATTATCAAAACTTTGCGCCATTTGGGATATGAAGTCAAAGAGCTCTATATTGCTACAGATCCGGACACTGAAGGAGAGAAGATCAGCTATGATTTGTGCCTAAATATTCGTCCTTTCAATGGCAATATCAAACGAGCAGAGTTTCATGAAGTAACCCGATGGGCGTTTGATGCAGCCCTCGATAATCCAAGAAAATTTGACGAAAATCTTGTCAAAGCGCAACTAGTGCGGCGTATTGCAGACAGATGGATAGGCTTTAGTATTTCTCAACGTCTTCAAAAGAGTCTAGGCAAAAAATGGCTCAGTGCGGGACGTGTACAGAGTGCGGTACTTGAGTGGATAGTCCTAAGAGAGTATGAAGCGAAGCAAAAGGTTTATGAAATAAAAGTACGATTTGGAGGATTGGAGGCTGCATTTATTTTTGAAAAAAAACAGGAGGCGCAGGATTTTTTCGATAAGCTGCAAGAAGTTGTAGTAAGGGTAAGCAACATAGAACAAAAAGAGCTCTTTCGCTCACCTTTTTCTACTGATGCCATGCTCTATGCAGCTTCAAATGAGCTCCATTTTTCTCCGCAAAAGACTATGCAGCTAGCCCAGGATCTCTTTGAGGCCGGGTTTATCACATACCACCGCACCGATTCTATTCGTGTAAGTCCAGCCGGAATAAATGTAGCAAAAGAGTATATACTCTCTCATTTTGGAGAGGAGTATTTCTCCCCGCATACACATGCCAAAGACGGTGGCGCGCATGAGGCAATACGCCCAACACGTCCAATGGATGCAGAGGATCTGCAAGAGTTTTTGCAACTGCAAAACAGCACACTAACTCCACATCATCTGCGCCTCTATGATCTGATCTTTCGTAACTTCATTGCTTCACAGATGCGTCCTGCAGTTGTAGAAGAGGTACATGCTCAGGTACAAGCCCTAGATAAAACTACAGAGGTAGGTTTTTTTAGCAAAATTGTAAAACATGGAATTGATCTTATTGTTCCAATTGCTATTCATACGCTTCAAGAGGGAAGATATAGTGTAGAAAAAGAACTTATTACACGTCCAAAAGTACCCCGTTACAGTTATGCCGAAGTAATACGTATGATGAAAGAGCGTGGAATTGGTCGTCCCTCGACTTATGCAATAACAATAGAAAAACTTGAAGAGCGCCACTATATTGTGCAGCGTAGAGGAGTTTTGTATGCAACGAAGCTTGGCACCCAAGTCTATGAAGAGCTAAGGAATGATCCAAAGAGTTATGCTTTTGTCAACGAGCGCTATACCCGCGAGCTTGAAGGGCTCATGGACAAGGTACAAGAGGGCAAAGCAGATTTTTACACGGTGTTAAACGATCTCTACGTAGCTCTCCAAGATCTTATAAACTCCAATGTCTCCTCAAATGGCATAGGTTTTGCAAAATAG
- the pyk gene encoding pyruvate kinase, producing the protein MTKIVATLGPSSQDKIDKLIKSGVNVFRLNFSHADHNIHKKAINKIRETAKKLGSKTAILQDISGPKIRIGEIDGILELNKGDKIRLVKDQPTSKYDLTLSFPEIIDDLQVGEYVFFADGTIRAKVVEKDPHSATLIVKNAGVLSSRKGVNFPHSNLSLSAITPKDEKDLRFGAKEGIDIVAISFVNSAQDIQKAREILRQEGANPWIVAKIETKKAVENLASILQASDGVMVARGDLGIEVGIEKVPVIQKRIIKEANRLGKPVITATQMLLSMVNSPFPTRAEVSDVANAVMDGSDAVMLSDETTVGKYPIEAVETLRKVIKETMSIYPFYKRYEGKDVDAIAGSVADLCKSIAPKAIVSFTSSGTTVKSIAKYRPQAPIIAVTHDKKTSHKLSLVWGVQEILEMPKIKNPENLIQKFLDVAQREKIIAPGDTIILTMGSIVGKEGTTNMIRVVEV; encoded by the coding sequence ATGACAAAAATAGTTGCCACATTAGGACCAAGCTCGCAAGATAAAATTGATAAACTGATCAAATCAGGTGTTAACGTTTTTCGTCTTAACTTTAGCCATGCAGACCATAACATTCATAAAAAAGCAATTAATAAAATAAGAGAGACTGCAAAAAAACTTGGAAGCAAAACAGCAATTTTACAAGATATTAGCGGACCAAAGATTCGTATAGGTGAAATTGATGGGATCTTAGAACTCAACAAAGGCGATAAAATCCGTCTTGTCAAAGACCAACCTACTTCAAAATATGACCTTACCCTAAGCTTTCCTGAAATAATTGATGATTTGCAAGTAGGAGAATATGTCTTCTTTGCTGATGGCACTATCAGAGCAAAAGTAGTAGAGAAAGACCCTCATAGTGCTACTCTCATAGTTAAAAATGCAGGAGTCCTCTCTAGTCGAAAAGGTGTTAATTTCCCTCACTCCAATCTGAGCCTCAGTGCTATTACACCAAAAGATGAAAAGGATTTGCGCTTTGGTGCAAAAGAGGGAATCGATATAGTAGCGATAAGCTTTGTAAATAGTGCACAAGATATCCAAAAAGCTCGCGAAATTTTGCGCCAAGAGGGAGCAAATCCTTGGATAGTTGCCAAGATAGAAACAAAAAAAGCGGTAGAAAATCTTGCATCCATCTTACAAGCCAGTGACGGAGTAATGGTAGCACGAGGAGATTTGGGCATTGAAGTGGGAATCGAGAAGGTTCCTGTCATACAAAAACGTATCATCAAAGAAGCAAATCGTCTCGGAAAACCTGTCATCACTGCAACGCAGATGCTCCTTTCAATGGTCAACTCACCATTTCCAACCCGTGCGGAAGTAAGCGATGTGGCTAATGCAGTGATGGATGGAAGTGATGCAGTCATGCTCAGTGATGAGACAACAGTGGGCAAATATCCGATTGAAGCTGTAGAAACACTCCGTAAAGTAATCAAAGAGACTATGAGTATCTACCCATTTTACAAGCGCTATGAGGGCAAAGATGTCGATGCAATTGCAGGAAGCGTAGCAGACCTTTGTAAATCTATCGCTCCAAAAGCAATCGTCTCTTTTACAAGTAGCGGAACAACTGTCAAAAGTATAGCCAAATATCGCCCCCAAGCCCCTATCATCGCTGTCACACATGATAAAAAAACTTCGCATAAACTCTCGCTAGTATGGGGTGTGCAAGAGATTTTAGAAATGCCAAAAATCAAAAATCCAGAAAACCTTATTCAGAAATTTCTTGATGTCGCACAAAGAGAAAAGATTATAGCACCAGGTGATACAATCATCCTCACAATGGGAAGTATTGTCGGCAAAGAGGGAACAACCAATATGATACGGGTCGTTGAAGTATAA
- a CDS encoding bacterio-opsin activator has translation MIILTGSGLDIDEKGLERLVERVFFKSIDLLGGLKKLAEFRTLTWLPSLARAAFAIVLREEYLKSEDDIAEYVGLTRNTVRNILRADPDQAMYKIEHMDELTPEEKKELKVHTAGGVAKLAYKLVKEGQDSQTLLDFCHSMAAESLKAASCESPWAYLVLKHSKGIDYPIMDSKLLEKRLAGIQIKGIDGAEVAKNLMYPIKTPAQLLHEIKEYLDGQGK, from the coding sequence ATGATTATACTTACAGGAAGTGGACTCGATATCGATGAAAAAGGATTAGAAAGACTTGTTGAGCGTGTATTTTTCAAATCAATCGATCTGCTTGGAGGTCTCAAAAAACTTGCTGAGTTTCGCACCCTGACATGGCTACCAAGCCTTGCTCGTGCTGCGTTTGCGATAGTTTTGCGTGAGGAGTATCTCAAATCTGAAGATGATATTGCTGAGTATGTTGGTCTTACGCGCAATACTGTGCGCAACATCTTACGCGCTGATCCAGATCAGGCAATGTATAAAATAGAGCATATGGATGAGCTGACTCCAGAAGAGAAAAAGGAACTCAAAGTCCATACTGCTGGCGGTGTAGCGAAATTGGCATATAAACTTGTCAAAGAGGGTCAAGATTCTCAAACACTACTCGATTTTTGCCATTCTATGGCCGCAGAATCTCTCAAAGCTGCAAGCTGTGAGAGTCCGTGGGCATATCTTGTGCTCAAACACTCTAAAGGCATCGACTATCCTATCATGGATAGCAAATTGCTCGAAAAGCGTCTTGCCGGGATTCAAATTAAAGGAATTGATGGTGCAGAGGTTGCAAAAAATCTCATGTATCCGATAAAAACACCTGCGCAGCTATTACATGAAATCAAAGAGTATCTTGACGGGCAAGGGAAATAG
- the upp gene encoding uracil phosphoribosyltransferase: MEHIHHSSNPLIKHLVNSLRDTTISPAFFRKNLALIAQNLLLEAAHLLPQTTKQITTWQGENSFSFIDQRQIVCIPILRAGIPMMDGVLELLPEIQAGFLAMKRDEKTFKPTIFYKRFPSLANKIIIIVDPMVATGGSLIDAISLIKEENPAHIISLNLIAAPEGLHAVSKTHSDVSIFIAQIDDHLNAKKYIIPGLGDAGDRAYNTEG, translated from the coding sequence ATGGAACATATCCACCATTCATCCAATCCACTCATCAAACATCTTGTCAACAGCTTGCGCGATACTACAATCTCGCCTGCATTTTTTCGCAAAAATCTTGCACTCATAGCGCAAAATCTCCTCTTAGAAGCTGCACATCTCTTGCCTCAAACCACAAAACAGATCACTACCTGGCAAGGAGAAAATTCATTTAGCTTCATTGATCAGCGTCAGATTGTCTGCATACCGATACTTCGCGCCGGGATTCCCATGATGGATGGCGTTTTAGAACTCTTACCAGAGATCCAAGCTGGCTTTTTAGCAATGAAAAGAGATGAAAAAACTTTTAAGCCTACTATTTTTTACAAACGTTTCCCCTCTTTAGCAAATAAAATAATCATTATCGTCGATCCCATGGTAGCAACGGGCGGAAGCCTCATCGATGCGATTTCGCTTATCAAAGAAGAAAACCCAGCTCATATTATCTCACTCAATCTCATTGCGGCTCCAGAAGGTCTGCATGCTGTCTCAAAAACTCACAGTGATGTATCGATCTTCATAGCCCAGATTGATGACCATCTCAATGCCAAAAAATATATTATTCCTGGACTGGGAGATGCTGGTGATAGAGCCTACAACACTGAAGGATAA
- a CDS encoding leucine-rich repeat domain-containing protein: protein MEKLLQETITKRRYYLDLRNKDLQEIPQEVATMDFLENIALSHNQIYDISLLAHIPQLRKVALTNNCIKGLTPLQNFNNLKYLFIGNNCISDLTPLQDLPKLKKLVAHNNHIADLTPVAKMQNLVYLDISHNPLASIEPLKRCKNLRYLRAYGLEKFVEELHSLKRELPNLYVLDM, encoded by the coding sequence ATGGAAAAACTGCTCCAAGAAACAATTACAAAGAGGCGATACTATCTCGATCTACGCAACAAAGATCTCCAAGAGATCCCCCAAGAAGTAGCTACAATGGACTTCTTAGAAAATATCGCTCTTTCGCACAATCAAATATATGATATCTCTCTTTTAGCTCATATTCCCCAGCTACGCAAGGTTGCCCTTACCAATAATTGCATCAAAGGCCTTACTCCACTTCAAAATTTCAACAACCTCAAATATCTCTTCATTGGCAACAATTGCATAAGTGATCTTACGCCCTTGCAAGATCTTCCAAAACTCAAAAAACTTGTTGCACATAACAATCACATAGCTGATCTGACACCTGTTGCAAAGATGCAAAATCTTGTATACCTTGATATCTCCCACAATCCCTTAGCTTCAATTGAACCTCTAAAAAGGTGCAAAAATCTACGCTATTTGCGAGCTTATGGACTAGAAAAATTTGTAGAAGAGCTTCACAGTCTCAAAAGAGAGCTACCAAATCTCTATGTTCTTGATATGTAA
- a CDS encoding bifunctional precorrin-2 dehydrogenase/sirohydrochlorin ferrochelatase gives MGYFPAFLKLQNKKVLIIGGGKIATDKLSHMLDFTKNITIISPDLSSSMQEFIECHNLAYLPRRFKSGDTQGFFLVIVAVDNIEVQKEVYQECQQSRTLCNAVDSVEYCDFIFPSYIKRGDLTIAISTSGASPAFAKYLRRAIEKLLPDNLEEFLDELKNLRKTLPKGIERMQLLDSKAKEFIQKLFKEK, from the coding sequence ATGGGATATTTTCCAGCCTTTTTAAAACTGCAAAACAAAAAAGTTCTCATTATTGGTGGAGGCAAAATCGCAACTGATAAGCTCTCTCATATGCTCGACTTTACCAAAAACATTACTATTATCTCTCCTGATCTCTCATCATCTATGCAAGAGTTTATAGAGTGTCACAATCTCGCCTATCTTCCACGAAGATTCAAAAGTGGTGATACACAAGGTTTTTTTCTCGTTATTGTAGCAGTTGATAATATAGAAGTACAAAAAGAGGTATACCAAGAGTGCCAACAAAGTCGAACCCTTTGCAACGCAGTAGATAGCGTAGAGTATTGTGACTTTATCTTCCCCTCTTACATTAAACGTGGAGATCTTACAATCGCAATCTCTACAAGTGGTGCTTCTCCCGCTTTTGCCAAATATTTACGTAGAGCTATCGAAAAACTTCTTCCAGACAATCTCGAAGAGTTTTTGGATGAACTCAAAAATCTTCGCAAAACTCTTCCAAAAGGAATAGAGCGAATGCAACTGCTTGATAGCAAAGCAAAAGAATTTATACAAAAACTCTTTAAGGAAAAATAA